The stretch of DNA ATCATCTAAAGTGAAACCTATTACACAGTTACCGACCAGTAGTATCGCCAATTTCTTAACCAAAGTAGTATTGCCAATTTCTGAAACACTAAGGGAGAATGGTTGTAGCCACAGATAAACTTCACAGTGTATCATTACTGAACTAAAATCAAGAGCAGAGAAACTATCACCTCAAGCGGTCAAGCCTATTCATGCTTAGTAAGAAATGCAAATATGTATTGACATATTGCTTTATGTGACTTTCTGGTAACTGAAGCATGAAGTATCAGACAAAAAAAATTAAGGATTGCATTACCTCCAGTTGGCTAGGTTTCACAGGAAATTTAAGACAGAGTGCTTTTAAACGAGGGCACATCCTAAGAACATGGAATACGCTGGCTCCAAATGAATGTACATATGCAGTTACATCCAGGTTCAATATTGTAACGTCGGGAAGACTTGTCATATCTTCCATCAAGTATTCAATATTACCAATGACCTGTAAGTTCAAAGGGAGTCACAAAAAGGGCTTGTATATAATATTTTTATCAGAACAAATACAAACATCGATTTTTTTTTACAGTGTGAACAAACACAGGATACAAATAATGCGGGTTTTTTTCTCCACTCTTCAGAGGTTCATGTCCCCTTGACAGTGTAATATGCTTCAGCAGTAGCGTTAATGAGCATATTTAATATGAACTACTGGTAGAGAATGGAGTTAACCAAGCAATGTTGAAGGAAGACTTTTGTATGGTTTTTTCTTGGCAGACATATGGAATGACAAATTCCCCAAGTTGAACTCTGTACGGATGCTTGCCTTGTTAtctatcaacattcaacaatgaaGTCATAACACAAATAAGGATGAACTCACCGGCGGATAGATAATATAGAGATTGAGGACACTGAGACGCTCAAAGTGCTGCAGAATGCTCATGCAACAGCGATTTTGTAGAGCAAAGGAAATCGGTCCATAGACAAAGAAATTTCCAGTGTCAAGACATTGAAGATGTGCCATCTCCCCAAGCTGGAGAGAGCTCGGAACAAAATCACACGTCCACAAGAGCAACTCCAGGCGAGGGGCTGAGATGTTGGCAACTGGCTGACTTGGATTCAGCCCATCGGTAAAGCAACCCATGATGATTAACATTTGGAGTGACGGTGCCCCGACAATGAGCTGCTGCATGTCAGGTAGTTTCAATAGCTTCAGTTCTAGGAGGGACTTGGAATGAATTGTGAAGTTGCCCAGACCACGAGCATTCTGGACACTGAGAATCTGCAAGGATGGGCACCGCGGGGAGGAGAGAGCGTTGCCGAGACTGCACTGGCCATATAGGTGGATGCCAACCAGCTcgagaactttgagccgggcgaaTACGCCGGAAGGCGGCAGGACGAGGCGAAGGAACGAGAACTCGAGTATGACCGTGGTGGCTCGCTGGAAGCAAGGAAGCAGAATCTCCCCTCTTTGCTCGGGCTCCAGCTCGGCGACCTCCTCGTTGTCGTGCCACACCACCCTGAGGAGCATGGATCCGGTGAGGCGGCGTGCGACGATGGGGAGCCAGACCGCCAGGTACTCGACGGAGGCGTGTCGGGTGGCGACCCGGAGACCGCGGAGGTCCGGCACTTGGTGTGCGGCGAGGGCGGAGACTATGCGGTGGTGCTCGATGCCGTCGGCGAAGGTGAGCTGCGGGAGGAGGGCCCAGAGGCCGCGCCACCGTCGGGCGAGGATGCtggtccgggcggcggcggcggcgtcgcggaGCTGGAGGAGGATGTGGACGAGCACGTCGTCTGGAAGCGCGCTGATGAGGTCCTCGCCGCCTGCTCCGGTGTCGGCGTAGGAATCCCGGCGCCCGACGCTCTGAGCCGTCCCCATGGAGTTGCAGGTGGCCGGGGGTGGGGAATGGGACGGAGAAGCCGGATGCCGGCGGAAGTGAAATGGTCGGCGGAGTCGCCACTCGCTGCTGCTGCGAGCTCGATTTGGGGACTAGGGTTATTTGGATTGGAattgtttgtttttattttcattttttgagaaccagggCCCAGACTCGTGAGATATATAGGCCTCTTTGCAAATTTTCATGGATTGAAGGATGATAATCCTCAGAAGTTTATCTTCATCCCAGAATCTGGCCTTTTGTTAAAGGGAATGTGGCCAACCGAGCAAGCTCTATTTGTTGTTCAAAAGAAAAGATCAGTCTACATATTTGATGATTCGAATCCAGAATCTGACCTTTCGTCAAACGGAGTGTGGCCAACTGAGCAAGCTCTATTTGTTGTTCAAAAGAAAAAATTGGTCTACATATActaatagtcccacctcgcttccTTACCATAATCCCTCCTGATTTGGCCGAACTGGCCCTGGTCCTTCTGTTTTGAAAACAAAAAAAAGTCAAAAGGGAAGCAACGATTTGATGATTCGAACCCAGAATCTGGCCTTTCGTCAAAGGAAGTGTGACCAACTGAGCAAGCTCTATTTGTTGTTCAAAAAGAAAGATCGGTCTACATACTTGATNNNNNNNNNNNNNNNNNNNNNNNNNNNNNNNNNNNNNNNNNNNNNNNNNNNNNNNNNNNNNNNNNNNNNNNNNNNNNNNNNNNNNNNNNNNNNNNNNNNNNNNNNNNNNNNNNNNNNNNNNNNNNNNNNNNNNNNNNNNNNNNNNNNNNNNNNNNNNNNNNNNNNNNNNNNNNNNNNNNNNNNNNNNNNNNNNNNNNNNNNNNNNNNNNNNNNNNNNNNNNNNNNNNNNNNNNNNNNNNNNNNNNNNNNNNNNNNNNNNNNNNNNNNNNNNNNNNNNNNNNNNNNNNNNNNNNNNNNNNNNNNNNNNNNNNNNNNNNNNNNNNNNNNNNNNNNNNNNNNNNNNNNNNNNNNNNNNNNNNNNNNNNNNNNNNNNNNNNNNNNNNNNNNNNNNNNNNNNNNNNNNNNNNNNNNNNNNNNNNNNNNNNNNNNNNNNNNNNNNNNNNNNNNNNNNNNNNNNNNNNNNNNNNNNNNNNNNNNNNNNNNNNNNNNNNNNNNNNNNNNNNNNNNNNNNNNNNNNNNNNNNNNNNNNNNNNNNNNNNNNNNNNNNNNNNNNNNNNNNNNNNNNNNNNNNNNNNNNNNNNNNNNNNNNNNNNNNNNNNNNNNNNNNNNNNNNNNNNNNNNNNNNNNNNNNNNNNNNNNNNNNNNNNNNNNNNNNNNNNNNNNNNNNNNNNNNNNNNNNNNNNNNNNNNNNNNNNNNNNNNNNNNNNNNNNNNNNNNNNNNNNNNNNNNNNNNNNNNNNNNNNNNNNNNNNNNNNNNNNNNNNNNNNNNNNNNNNNNNNNNNNNNNNNNNNNNNNNNNNNNNNNNNNNNNNNNNNNNNNNNNNNNNNNNNNNNNNNNNNNNNNNNNNNNNNNNNNNNNNNNNNNNNNNNNNNNNNNNNNNNNNNNNNNNNNNNNNNNNNNNNNNNNNNNNNNNNNNNNNNNNNNNNNNNNNNNNNNNNNNNNNNNNNNNNNNNNNNNNNNNNNNNNNNNNNNNNNNNNNNNNNNNNNNNNNNNNNNNNNNNNNNNNNNNNNNNNNNNNNNNNNNNNNNNNNNNNNNNNNNNNNNNNNNNNNNNNNNNNNNNNNNNNNNNNNNNNNNNNNNNNNNNNNNNNNNNNNNNNNNNNNNNNNNNNNNNNNNNNNNNNNNNNNNNNNNNNNNNNNNNNNNNNNNNNNNNNNNNNNNNNNNNNNNNNNNNNNNNNNNNNNNNNNNNNNNNNNNNNNNNNNNNNNNNNNNNNNNNNNNNNNNNNNNNNNNNNNNNNNNNNNNNNNNNNNNNNNNNNNNNNNNNNNNNNNNNNNNNNNNNNNNNNNNNNNNNNNNNNNNNNNNNNNNNNNNNNNNNNNNNNNNNNNNNNNNNNNNNNNNNNNNNNNNNNNNNNNNNNNNNNNNNNNNNNNNNNNNNNNNNNNNNNNNNNNNNNNNNNNNNNNNNNNNNNNNNNNNNNNNNNNNNNNNNNNNNNNNNNNNNNNNNNNNNNGGTCCTTCTGTTTTGAAAACAAAAAAAAGGTCAAAAGGGAAGCAACGATTTGATGATTCGAACCCAGAATCTGTCCTTTCGTCAAAGGGAGTGTGGCTAACTGAGCAAGCTCTATTTGTTGTTCAAAAGGAAAGATTGGTCTACATATActaatagtcccacctcgcttccTTACCATAATCCCTCCTGATTTGGCCGAACTGGCCCTGGTCCTTCTGTTTTGAAAACAAAAAAAAGGTTAAAAGGGAATCAACGATTTGATGATTCGAACCCAGAATCTGTCCTTTTGTCAAAGGGAGTGTGGCTAACTGAGCAAGCTCTATTTGTTGTTCAAAAGGAAAGATCGGTCTACATACTTGATGATTCGAACCCAGAATCTGGCCTTTCGTCAAACGAAGTGTGGCCAACTGAGCAAGCTCTATTTGTTGTTCAAAAGGAAAGATTGGTCTACATATActaatagtcccacctcgcttccTTACCATAATCCCTCCTGATTTGGCCGAATTGGCCCTGGTCCTTTTGTTTTGAAAACAAAAAAAAGGTCAAAAGGAAAGCAATGATTTGATGATTCAAACTTAGAATCTGGCCTTTCGTCAAAGGGAGTGTGGCTAAGTGAGCAAGCTCTATTTGTTGTTCAAAAGAAAAGATCGGTCTACATACTTGATGATTCGAACTCAGAATCTGGCCTTTCGTCAAACGGAGTGTGGCCAACTGAGCAAGCTCTATTTGTTGTTCAAAAGAAAAGATTGGTCTACATATActaatagtcccacctcgcttccTTATCATAATCCCTCCTGATTTATATATGTTTTCTAGGTTCATAGTATGTCTCAAGGAGGTGTCTCGGGAATCAAAAGGATTTCAATCTAGAGAGAGATAACGAGGGGAAAGGATCTCCTGGAGGAAGAGAGACCAAATATAGCGGCTAATTATGACGAGGGAAAGGAAAGAAAGGCTGCCCCATAATTATTGAGGGGGGGGGGATTAACATGGGAAAAGGAAGGGCTTGGCAAGAGAAATTACGTGGATGGAGAATTTCTAGAGACGCGACTGACAATTATTCCTTAGATTAGAAGGAAGCATGCACACGTTGGCCATGGACACCATCAGGATCCTCCTGGCCACCCGGCCCCGCGGCGGACGATGAGGACTGTTGCCGGCGCCAAACTTTCcaatcataattgatttttttatgTTAGGTTTAATTCCCCTGAAAAAGCAAATTGAATGTGAGCTGTGATAGGAGTGAGTAATGGAATCTGCATTGTTGATGAGTTTGAGTTTGGTGCTTGATAAATTGAGAATTTTGGAGAATGCTCACCTTGCTCTCACTGTCTGAGTGTTTTGGATGACGGGAGAAGGAGAAATTCACATTTCTTGGGGAGTGAGTACATCAAGAGTATTATTTTGGTTATTTCATCTTGCAATTTAAATATAGCAGTTTTGAAGGCTTGATTGGAACATTTTATAACATTGATCAAGAATATTAGGTGTATATCTTGCCAAAAAAATGCATTCATTAATGAAATTTATTAGAGACATACACTTTGATTTATAATTCTTTTTGCTTCTTTTCTCAATTGACCTTGGCCTCATAAATGAACAGTTCGGTGCTGACCCCGGCCTTCTCCGTGCGCTGGAACATGGTGTCGTCGGTGTCCCTAATGTTGCAAAAAAATGTATTCATTAATGATATTTATTAGACATACACTTTGATTTAGAGTATCAAAAGGTTCTTTTCACAATTGGCCCTTGCCTCATAATTAAACAATTCCGTGCCAAACCCCGGCCTTCTCCTTGCGCTGGAACGCGGTGTCATTGGTATCCCTTATGTAGACAACCATGGCTTCCGATATGTCTCGTGTGGACAGCGAATTTCCTATATTTGTttctctcttaaattaattattgttTTATTGAGAAATCCAATAACAATTTCTCAATGTACAAAAACATATATAGACATGCAAGAAAATCATCATGTACTATTCTTTCATATTACAACTGATGGCAACTGGTCAACGAGAGCTCGAAGGACGATAAGCAGCGACGTGGATAGCATGTCATGTTGAAATAAAAGACGTGTGGTGGGGGTGAGTCTTAACTCAGGCTTATTTTGTTAGAAGCGTGTAtttttttttcttccgttgcaacgcacgggcatacttACTAGTAGATTATAAATGTGTCTTCGACATGCAACAAGATATTAAAATTCAGTCTCACATAAGCTGCTGCAACACGAGCATTACAACAGACCAAAAAATTTATCTTCTAAACCACACAAAACCAACTGCCAGAGCCAACACTTATTAGGGTTTGACATAAGAACGATTTGGTCTTCGCACAAGAGGGGGAGGAGAGTATAAGCCTCCCATCCAGCTACCTCTACCAACATTATTCTTCATAGATAAAAAGAAAGGAAACCTCAAAGATAAAGAGAAGAGAAAGACTGAGAAGAGCTTGCCATTTAAGTAAAAGAAAGAATGATTGTTTTCTTAGAAAAGTCTCTTCGGCCTCAAATTGTTGCATGGTAGCTGCCAGCCTGCCACCAAGCGCACCACGAGATAGACATAGGCAACAACTCATAATTTAAAAGTCCCTAATGGCCATGACCACTGTAAATAAGTAGTGAAGCTTGATGCGACAGCGTGAGGTAACGCGACTTAATAACATGAACCAGCAACAGGTCAATagaaaaaacaaaacaaacagTTTAGAAAAGGAAAGAGAAGATTGTGCATCGAGTGCATCAACGTGCCACGTATGTACAATTTAGTCCAACAAATCTAATCAACCCAACGAgctataggccctgtttggattcctaggttagagttagttttagtTAGTTGGGGCTTAAATAACCCAAAGGTATTCAAACATggtgggttagtttgggttagttggatcTAACTCACCCCAAAAAACTAGTCCACACTAGAggagcttatttgggttagttcttctggaTCCactaaaaaatagtaaaaaaaagttACCTCTCCCCtctaaatagggtccaaagtagtcaaatgattaagaaagaatatttattgtcaatctaaccctatcatTCAAACatctctttggttagagttagtttaggattagtttaaggtTAAAatataactctaacctctaacttagTTAGAGTATTCAAACAGGGCCATAGTCTGTCACCGTGGCTGGTGAATGGACTAGGAGGTGACCTCACAAGGAAAATTTATAGTAAGCAAGTATGATAGGGTTTTTTAGACACCCACCAACCCCTTCCCTAGTGCGAATCCCCCCTCCCTTTCTTCTCGCCACTGACATGCGGGATCCGAATGTCAGGGACATCTTCTACCTCAAGCATCAGCGTCGTAGCTCACAACCTATGTTGAAAATTTTTGGAGAGTTGTGCGGTGTGATGCGTGTCGCCTTGTGGCTCACTTGGCACAACGTCACTCTGCACATTACAAATCCTGAACTAAAAAACCATACCAACCCAAATTTTTATGTTGTTTGGCCTACGACGTGGCATGGAATCTGAAAATCCTTTGCACATTGTTTTCTCTATAAAAACAAAATATTTCAGTAAAACCGAAAATACCGATTTAGAGGAAGGCCTAGCCGAGACCGCTACACCATTTCTGCACTTTTATGTTTTCACCAGCCCACCACACCACTTATACACCAATCAATAGCCCATCACAGCAACATCACACACCCACTGCTCACACGCACGCATACGCGGCTCCTATTTGGCGTGTAGGTTACTGTTGTATAGCGACATAGCGTGTACAACCCTCCCTTTTTTTGAGAAAAGTGTGTACCCTCCCATGCGCGCTAACACATTCAGGACCTGACGCCTACCCTCCCATGTGCCATGTCCTTTGTATGGGTCGGACCATTCCAGGTTTTTTCTCGGTTTTGGGAAGAActatttttccttttttcctgGGTTCTCTTTATctattttgttttctctttttctttttaatccttttgtttttgtttacTCTTTCATTTCTATTTCTCATTTTCATTccatttttcttttctctttttcttacatttcccttttctttttcttttttgaacatcTTTCAAATCCCGGAACATcttttaaatcatgaacatttttttgtatTCATGATGATTTTCCTGAaatcgtgaacaatttttgaaGCGATTAGCACTTTTCAAATTGGTGAACATTTTATTTGAAATCCATGAgcatttttttgaaatcatgaatatcatttgaattcataaacattttttaaaattgtgaaTTTATTTGGAACTCAAAAACATATTTTTTgaatcgatgaacatttttttgaagttTGGCAACAATTTTTAAGATTCACAAACTGtttttttatgaacatttttagaAATCATGATGTTTTCTGAATCACAAACTTCTtttgaaatttgggatgttattttAAAATTTACGACTATTTTTTGAATtcgcaaacatttttttcaaaatcatgattaATTTTTTATCTCCCCAACGTTATTTTCAAAATCACCAACAAAGTTTCGATTCAGAaaacctttttcaaaatcttaaacattttttgaattaatgaatattttatgatttcttgaacatttttataaaagcaacttctttttgaaatttggaACTTTTTTAAAATGCTGAATTATATatataaacaaaataaaaaaattaggGGAGTCCCGCCCTCCACATGGCTGGCCTGAAAAAGCGTGGTGGTGGGAATTGCACGTTTCCTTCCTATTCGGCGTGTAGCGCTGAATAGGAGCTCCCACACGCACAGACGCGGATCCCTAGCGACCAAATTCTT from Triticum dicoccoides isolate Atlit2015 ecotype Zavitan chromosome 6A, WEW_v2.0, whole genome shotgun sequence encodes:
- the LOC119318818 gene encoding putative F-box/FBD/LRR-repeat protein At3g49030 yields the protein MGTAQSVGRRDSYADTGAGGEDLISALPDDVLVHILLQLRDAAAAARTSILARRWRGLWALLPQLTFADGIEHHRIVSALAAHQVPDLRGLRVATRHASVEYLAVWLPIVARRLTGSMLLRVVWHDNEEVAELEPEQRGEILLPCFQRATTVILEFSFLRLVLPPSGVFARLKVLELVGIHLYGQCSLGNALSSPRCPSLQILSVQNARGLGNFTIHSKSLLELKLLKLPDMQQLIVGAPSLQMLIIMGCFTDGLNPSQPVANISAPRLELLLWTCDFVPSSLQLGEMAHLQCLDTGNFFVYGPISFALQNRCCMSILQHFERLSVLNLYIIYPPVIGNIEYLMEDMTSLPDVTILNLDVTAYVHSFGASVFHVLRMCPRLKALCLKFPVKPSQLEVMQSLIFFV